The sequence gctaaagcctagaccTTAGGTCCAGGAGCTACTACAAGCCTCCACAGGTACAGTTGCATGTTCACTTATTGTGTGGATGTGTGCATACAGTGtgagtatgtgtatatatatgtatctcaatatgtgtgtatattttttatttattttacctttatttaacttggcaagtcagttaagaacaaattcttatttacaatacctaccggggaacagtgggttaactgccctgttcaggggcagaacgacagatttttaccttgtcagctcggggattcgatccagcaacctttcagttactgacccaacgctctaaccactaagctacctgccactccaaatgtgtctgaatgtgtgtatgtttgtgtgtgtgtatgtgagtgtgaagtgtgtgtgtatgtgagtgtgaatacgtgtgtgtgaatgtgtgtgtacatatatatgtgtgtgtatatgcatgtgtgtgtatatgtgtgtgaatGTAGGTGTACAGTAAGACTCACCATAACCATAAGTGGTCTCCTCCAGTGAGGTAGGAGAGGCAGGGAAGAGGTTTTTAGCAGGGCAGCCGTTTGGTGAGTCCACATCCAGTCGGGGGAGAGACACTGCATTCTTGATAATGGGGGATATGGGAGGGGGTGGCGGGGACAGGTCCTTGGATCCTCCCCTGGGACGCTCTGGTGTCTTCCGAACACGCCGGAGGGTCCGAGAGAAGAACGCCCCAATCTTGTTGTCAGGGCTTGTGACAGAATCAGCATCCCCGTTTCCGTTGGTGGCCCCCCCATGGTTGCTGAGGAACGAGGTGTCCCCGAACACGTCCCCTCCGCGGCCCACGTGCATGGTATGTTGGAAGTCCCCCAGCGGAGGGCTGATCATGTCCAGGGTGAGATCACCTTTGAAACGACGTTTACCCTGAGAGCCGGCCACCAGGCCCTTCAGCCCAGGGATCTTCCCCAGGTTCATGGTGATGGCCAAGGGTATGGTCTTCTAAAAATGACAAAAATACCTTTAAGTCCTTTAAAAGATGGGATGAAAATATAGTTTCAAATATCTTTGGAGAAACTGTTACTGGAGAGTTGCTTTAGAAATGCTCCCAGGGGGATTGTGTGCCTCAAAAGTAATGATCGTGATCGTTTAGGTTTTGAATAGAATTTCAACACCAGGTTTTGTAGGGTCAACCTCAGTAATGGAGAAATCTATTGTATTCTCTTGTTATCATGTGCTGTTTGCAATTTCAGTCCCATTTTCTGCTGTTTGTTGTCATCCATATCCAGCTGGATTAAGtggagagaaatggagggggaAAGTATGCCGTTCAGTTCCTGGAATCCGCCTCCAGTTTGAGTGTGGTCAGAGACGCTGGGCTCGACAGTTGTTTTGGGCTTTGGGTTTATAAAACATCAGCTCAGGAAGAAGCCCAGTTCCTGCTGCAAATATCCCTCCTGCGGTTGTACACTGGAACCATTTATTAAAATGaagcaaaaaaatgtatttgattctCCATCTAGAAGAGGCTCAAATTCAGCTATAACAACAGTCTAGGTATTCTGAGGGGACTTTCTTTGCTAGAGATTGATTTGGTGTATTGACATAGAACCAGGTAGGGGTCTGGCAGAACACTTTCTAACTGGAACATTAGAAAGTAACTGAATCAGCTTTTTCTACAGACCCTGCCCTTCTGTTAGACATCAAAGTTCCGGGTTCCAAAGTCCATTGTTCTGGAACTTTCTAAATTTAGACCACAGTAACTCTCCTGTCGCTGCTCTCGTGAACAAATTAAACGTCAGTCTGGTTTTTGTCTGGGAGTTTCAGGGTATGTTGTTTCTCTCTCGTCCTGTGTCTTGCTACAGCATGAGTGCTAATTAATCATATCACGTCATATTTCACTGAAATACTTGTTTTATCTGTCTTTAAAAGCAGGGTAGGGACCCTCATTCAGCACTTCAATCTAATTTCACCAGCAGCAGAAACCTTGTATACAAACATGGAAAGTATGTTCCTCCAGATAAAAACAGTGCTTTATTTTTGGCCAAAAGTGCACAAAAATACTGACAAAAGTCAGCTAAAATCACTTATCTGACTTTAATTGCACAAAATACACCAATGGGTCAACACTGGCAGGAGACAGGCAAATCATTTTCCTGTGTTATCTTTAACCAGTGGAGTAATGGATATCGCTTTCTGAAATATTTTGATAGTGTAGAGTACACTGACAAGGTCTTCTGGTTATTTTAAGTGCTTTCCACTGCCGAGGCCCTCCCACGCACAATAGCCTGGCTTTATTAATGACTTGGAACAGACCTCTGAATGGAATTGCGTCACGGTTAAAGCAGACTTTCAATTTGCTCCTAACTACAGTCCCAGGTCCTCTCTAGGTCTTGACTGGCTGCCGTTTTAAGAGGGGCAGCTAGGAGCAGCAGAGGGAGGAAGCACACCTCACAAAACAGAccagaggagagagcgagagcagtaCCAGGGGTTTACTCACCAGACTTCTATTAGGTGTGATGTTGAATTTGAGAGTGTTAACCTCTAGAGAGCACTAACCAGACAGTCATAACCAGACTTCATACAGTCAGAGTTCACGCCACTACCTCAACATCTCTTACTAA comes from Salvelinus namaycush isolate Seneca unplaced genomic scaffold, SaNama_1.0 Scaffold2324, whole genome shotgun sequence and encodes:
- the LOC120038681 gene encoding cdc42 effector protein 1-like, translated to MSLSILAQKTIPLAITMNLGKIPGLKGLVAGSQGKRRFKGDLTLDMISPPLGDFQHTMHVGRGGDVFGDTSFLSNHGGATNGNGDADSVTSPDNKIGAFFSRTLRRVRKTPERPRGGSKDLSPPPPPISPIIKNAVSLPRLDVDSPNGCPAKNLFPASPTSLEETTYGYGESYSCCVIREPRQT